One Amycolatopsis sp. NBC_00355 genomic window carries:
- a CDS encoding lytic polysaccharide monooxygenase auxiliary activity family 9 protein — translation MVKKLVLAVAAALALPLLFTGVAWGHGYTTTPPSRAYKCSTGAVTGCGAIQYEPQSTEGPKNFPSGGPADGKLCSAGVSRFAELDDQRGGTWPATKLTRGATYTFKWTLTAAHSTTSFRYFVTRNGWNPSAPLTRAQLDTTPFLTVPFNGQRPGTTVSHSGKLPAGKSGRHMILAVWDIADTANAFYQCSDVTF, via the coding sequence ATGGTCAAGAAGCTCGTCCTCGCCGTCGCAGCCGCTCTCGCCCTTCCGCTCCTGTTCACCGGTGTCGCCTGGGGCCACGGCTACACCACCACCCCGCCCAGCCGGGCGTACAAGTGCAGCACCGGCGCCGTGACCGGCTGCGGCGCCATCCAGTACGAACCGCAGAGCACCGAAGGCCCGAAGAACTTCCCCAGCGGTGGGCCCGCCGACGGGAAGCTCTGCTCCGCCGGCGTCTCACGCTTCGCCGAACTCGACGACCAGCGCGGTGGCACCTGGCCGGCCACCAAGCTCACCAGGGGCGCGACCTACACGTTCAAGTGGACGCTGACCGCGGCCCACTCGACGACATCGTTCCGCTACTTCGTCACCAGGAACGGCTGGAACCCCTCGGCGCCGCTCACCCGGGCGCAGCTGGACACCACGCCGTTCCTGACCGTGCCCTTCAACGGCCAGCGACCCGGCACCACGGTGTCGCACAGCGGCAAGCTGCCGGCCGGCAAGAGCGGGCGGCACATGATCCTCGCCGTCTGGGACATCGCCGACACGGCCAACGCGTTCTACCAGTGCTCGGACGTTACTTTCTGA
- a CDS encoding phosphocholine-specific phospholipase C: MTELTRRRLLGSAAGVAATAAAATLMPPNVQRALAQGAPKHGSLKDIEHVVLLMQENRSFDHYFGTLSGVRGFGDPHAARLPDGKPVFYQPDAENPAGYALPFHLDTHATNAQKIPSTSHAWQVQHDAWNGGKMDSWLPAHRKADGKNGPYVMGYHTRADLPFQFALAEAFTICDSYHCSVFGPTWPNRMMWMTGTIDPDGEHGGPILDNKAPAGGYTWTTYAERLQAAGVSWKVYEQTDTYGCNMLENFANFKNAPADSPLAVNGLTHRPEGQFEYDARNDKLPTVSWIICTSTASEHPQYTPAEGAAFVASKIDAIAANPEVWAKTVFILNYDENDGLFDHIVPPTPPAGTPGEFVTKTSPGGTPGNGLPVGAGYRVPAIVISPWTAGGWVCSENFDHTSTLRFLEKVTGVAEPNISQWRRRTFGDMTSAFRFDDHKSEPPVLPDTSGPLTLSRYEAANLPAPTFPGTGQQPPKQEPGGRPRVPRH; this comes from the coding sequence ATGACCGAACTGACTCGTCGCCGTCTTCTCGGATCTGCCGCCGGGGTCGCCGCCACCGCGGCCGCGGCCACCCTGATGCCCCCGAACGTCCAGCGCGCGCTCGCCCAGGGCGCCCCCAAGCACGGCTCGCTGAAGGACATCGAGCACGTCGTGCTGCTGATGCAGGAAAACCGCTCGTTCGACCACTACTTCGGCACGCTGTCCGGCGTCCGCGGGTTCGGCGACCCGCACGCCGCGCGGCTGCCGGACGGCAAACCGGTCTTCTACCAGCCGGACGCCGAGAACCCGGCGGGTTACGCGCTGCCGTTCCACCTCGACACGCACGCGACCAACGCGCAGAAGATCCCGTCGACGTCGCACGCGTGGCAGGTCCAGCACGACGCCTGGAACGGCGGCAAGATGGACAGCTGGCTGCCGGCGCACCGCAAGGCCGACGGCAAGAACGGCCCGTACGTGATGGGTTACCACACCCGCGCGGACCTGCCGTTCCAGTTCGCGCTGGCCGAGGCGTTCACCATCTGCGACAGCTACCACTGCTCGGTGTTCGGCCCGACCTGGCCGAACCGGATGATGTGGATGACCGGCACGATCGACCCGGACGGCGAGCACGGCGGCCCGATCCTCGACAACAAGGCGCCGGCCGGCGGCTACACCTGGACGACCTACGCGGAGCGGCTGCAGGCGGCCGGCGTCAGCTGGAAGGTGTACGAGCAGACCGACACCTACGGCTGCAACATGCTGGAGAACTTCGCGAACTTCAAGAACGCGCCGGCCGACTCGCCCCTGGCGGTCAACGGCCTCACGCACCGGCCCGAGGGCCAGTTCGAGTACGACGCGCGCAACGACAAGCTGCCGACGGTCTCGTGGATCATCTGCACCTCGACGGCGTCGGAGCACCCGCAGTACACGCCGGCCGAGGGCGCGGCGTTCGTCGCGTCGAAGATCGACGCGATCGCCGCGAACCCGGAAGTCTGGGCCAAGACGGTCTTCATCCTCAACTACGACGAGAACGACGGCCTCTTCGACCACATCGTCCCGCCGACCCCGCCCGCGGGCACGCCGGGCGAGTTCGTCACCAAGACGTCCCCCGGCGGCACCCCGGGCAACGGCCTCCCGGTCGGCGCCGGCTACCGCGTCCCGGCCATCGTGATCTCGCCGTGGACCGCGGGCGGCTGGGTGTGCAGCGAGAACTTCGACCACACGTCGACGCTGCGGTTCCTGGAGAAGGTGACGGGCGTGGCGGAGCCGAACATCTCGCAGTGGCGCCGGCGCACCTTCGGGGACATGACGTCGGCGTTCCGCTTCGACGACCACAAGTCCGAGCCGCCGGTGCTGCCGGACACGTCGGGCCCGCTGACGCTGTCGCGGTACGAAGCGGCGAACCTGCCGGCGCCGACGTTCCCGGGCACCGGCCAGCAGCCGCCGAAGCAGGAGCCGGGCGGCCGGCCGCGGGTGCCGCGCCACTGA
- a CDS encoding sigma-70 family RNA polymerase sigma factor, producing MTELGTVPPPAASESDEQALLHRLRNGEDAAFGELFELHAAAVRRLAQSLASDRSEAEDITAETFFRVLQALRRGSGPRDYVRAYLLTVARRVSWEWHGARRDVPVSDDELTFRAGAGADTHARTAEHTLITTAFTSLPERWRTVLWQTEVEGEQPSMVATHFGLSANATAALARRARQGLRAAYLQAHLSVNRGPDSCRAVVEKLGGFTAGSVTGAEAERIKAHLHGCPSCRATQDELRDVCSSLRAHAGVLVLLVPAAGAAVGGSGVLAGLGATVKGVLVGSKVKIGLALASTAAVGAVGVAAGPVLFGSAPVQDVGLTGGAPELVVVPPSGAHHQPPPQPQQDPRIGIGVLNGRGTGIAIPGRASRGGGNQLGANELPSVPGGDAPAGTTTSAGDTGNGTGGLAPRDDEEAPSTFSAPDHSSTLPRLDTETPSPDLTITESSDPDVPESADEPELSPTGRPTGSPTETTKPEPSGDDSAATEPSAEPSTTVTPTSGKPCPGSTSEVTDSGESPDSTATASAGS from the coding sequence ATGACCGAGCTGGGCACGGTGCCGCCACCAGCGGCCTCGGAATCCGACGAGCAGGCACTGCTGCATCGACTTCGAAACGGCGAGGACGCCGCGTTCGGGGAGCTGTTCGAGCTGCACGCCGCCGCCGTCCGGAGACTCGCGCAGAGCCTGGCGTCCGACCGGTCCGAGGCCGAGGACATCACCGCGGAGACGTTCTTCCGCGTGCTGCAGGCGCTGCGCCGCGGCTCCGGTCCTCGGGACTATGTCCGCGCCTACCTGCTGACCGTCGCCCGCCGGGTGTCCTGGGAGTGGCACGGCGCGCGCCGCGACGTCCCGGTCTCCGACGACGAGCTGACCTTCCGCGCCGGTGCCGGCGCGGACACGCACGCCCGCACGGCCGAGCACACGCTGATCACCACCGCGTTCACCAGCCTGCCCGAGCGCTGGCGGACCGTGCTGTGGCAGACCGAGGTCGAGGGTGAGCAGCCTTCCATGGTCGCCACCCACTTCGGGTTGAGCGCGAACGCCACCGCGGCGCTGGCCCGCCGGGCCCGCCAGGGGCTGCGCGCGGCCTACCTGCAGGCCCACCTTTCGGTGAACCGCGGGCCGGACTCGTGCCGCGCGGTCGTCGAGAAGCTCGGCGGGTTCACCGCGGGCAGTGTCACCGGGGCCGAGGCCGAGCGGATCAAGGCGCACCTGCACGGCTGCCCGTCGTGCCGCGCCACCCAGGACGAACTGCGCGACGTCTGCTCGTCGCTGCGCGCTCACGCCGGTGTGCTGGTGCTGCTGGTGCCGGCCGCAGGGGCCGCGGTCGGCGGCAGCGGGGTGCTGGCCGGGCTCGGCGCCACCGTCAAGGGTGTCCTGGTCGGCTCGAAGGTCAAGATCGGGCTCGCGCTGGCGTCGACCGCGGCCGTGGGCGCGGTCGGCGTTGCCGCCGGGCCGGTGCTGTTCGGTTCGGCGCCGGTGCAGGACGTCGGGCTGACCGGCGGCGCGCCGGAGCTCGTGGTCGTGCCGCCGAGCGGGGCGCACCACCAGCCGCCGCCCCAGCCGCAGCAGGACCCGCGGATCGGCATCGGTGTGCTCAACGGCCGCGGCACCGGGATCGCCATCCCGGGCCGGGCGTCCCGCGGCGGTGGGAACCAGCTCGGCGCGAACGAGCTGCCGAGCGTGCCGGGCGGCGACGCCCCGGCGGGCACCACCACCTCCGCCGGCGACACCGGGAACGGGACCGGCGGGCTCGCCCCGCGTGACGACGAGGAAGCCCCGTCGACCTTCAGCGCCCCCGACCACTCCTCGACGTTGCCGCGGCTCGACACGGAGACGCCGAGCCCGGACCTGACCATCACCGAGTCGAGTGACCCCGACGTGCCGGAGAGCGCCGACGAGCCCGAGCTGTCGCCGACCGGCCGCCCGACGGGTTCGCCGACCGAGACCACCAAGCCCGAGCCGTCCGGCGACGACTCCGCGGCCACGGAACCGTCGGCCGAGCCGTCCACGACGGTGACGCCGACTTCGGGCAAGCCGTGCCCGGGCAGCACCTCGGAAGTCACCGATTCGGGCGAATCACCGGATTCGACGGCGACCGCGTCGGCGGGCTCCTGA
- a CDS encoding DUF983 domain-containing protein codes for MNRLVRGEDGRDWVVRAQMEWRAPATADDFEHDVAGTYGPGIAMIVVTVLLAVILVVWTPDQVSVPAWVLLALLLVMLFFPLRWILRRPWTVVAETEGDMTGDRPSERWVGTIRGMFTVQGEVKKISKTIQRHSLPDFDGPLHPVE; via the coding sequence ATGAACCGGCTGGTGCGCGGCGAAGACGGCCGCGACTGGGTGGTCCGTGCCCAGATGGAATGGCGGGCACCGGCCACGGCCGACGACTTCGAACACGACGTCGCGGGCACGTACGGTCCGGGCATCGCGATGATCGTGGTGACCGTGCTGCTGGCCGTGATCCTCGTCGTGTGGACCCCGGACCAGGTCAGCGTGCCGGCGTGGGTGCTGCTCGCGCTGCTGCTGGTGATGCTGTTCTTCCCCCTGCGGTGGATCCTGCGCCGGCCGTGGACGGTCGTCGCGGAGACCGAGGGCGACATGACCGGTGACCGGCCGTCCGAGCGCTGGGTCGGCACCATCCGCGGCATGTTCACCGTGCAGGGTGAGGTCAAGAAGATCTCCAAGACCATCCAGCGCCACTCGCTGCCGGACTTCGACGGGCCGCTGCACCCGGTCGAGTAG
- a CDS encoding DUF2716 domain-containing protein yields the protein MNAAWEAVSRVADEPAWYWVYDKLAFLPSTYAHAWPGFHEPVPSRTWDLSPGDLDRASAEFRLGPYAVDERQVASIALAAFREVCSPDDWLWALHWQHQSYRVRPHLVTEGARWPVPVFPRADYHLFLARDFSFGTLGHPWERTLCVFGEPLVSAFERLGEGVLGNVLRRDGKPSALAR from the coding sequence GTGAATGCTGCCTGGGAAGCCGTCTCCCGCGTCGCCGACGAGCCCGCCTGGTACTGGGTGTACGACAAGCTGGCCTTCTTGCCGAGCACCTACGCCCACGCCTGGCCCGGCTTCCACGAGCCCGTGCCGTCGCGCACCTGGGACCTTTCACCCGGCGACCTCGACCGCGCGTCGGCGGAGTTCCGCCTCGGCCCGTACGCGGTGGACGAGCGCCAGGTCGCGTCCATCGCGCTGGCCGCGTTCCGCGAGGTCTGCAGCCCGGACGACTGGCTGTGGGCGCTGCACTGGCAGCACCAGTCCTACCGCGTCCGCCCGCACCTGGTGACCGAGGGCGCCCGCTGGCCGGTGCCGGTGTTCCCGCGCGCGGACTACCACCTGTTCCTGGCCCGGGACTTCTCGTTCGGCACCCTCGGCCACCCGTGGGAGCGCACGCTCTGCGTGTTCGGCGAGCCCCTGGTGTCGGCGTTCGAGCGCCTCGGCGAAGGCGTGCTGGGCAACGTCCTGCGCCGCGACGGGAAGCCGTCCGCGCTGGCCCGCTAG
- a CDS encoding immunity 7 family protein has protein sequence MFEYHGWVTIQATASGDDDAALLERLVDRVHRAIRDAGDFDLVDLRWSAGMPMLHFGGFDKHGGELAPDLLEMFTRVGELAAGSYGLLYVWDDQDTEHDNDFRVYRMARGQVTEREDPHLTPVAPTVLDVYEL, from the coding sequence GTGTTCGAATACCACGGCTGGGTGACCATCCAGGCGACCGCGAGCGGCGATGACGACGCGGCGCTCCTGGAGCGCTTGGTCGACCGCGTGCATCGCGCGATCCGCGACGCGGGCGACTTCGACCTGGTCGACCTCCGCTGGAGCGCGGGCATGCCGATGCTCCACTTCGGCGGCTTCGACAAACACGGCGGCGAGCTGGCCCCCGACCTCCTGGAGATGTTCACCAGGGTCGGCGAGCTGGCCGCGGGCTCGTACGGCCTGCTCTACGTCTGGGACGACCAGGACACCGAGCACGACAACGACTTCCGCGTCTACCGCATGGCCCGAGGCCAGGTAACGGAGCGCGAAGACCCGCACCTCACACCGGTGGCCCCGACGGTCCTGGACGTCTACGAGCTGTAG
- a CDS encoding serine/threonine-protein kinase, with translation MRLVAGRYAISAELGRGGMGVVWRGEDQFLGRPVALKELATPPGASPVHLERVLREARTAAQLTHSGVVTVYDVVSEHGATFIVMELVIAPTLADLVGREGYLANDRVAALGLQVLSALESAHAAGIVHRDVKPSNIMVLPGDRVKLADFGIARAMDDPGLTQTGGVMGSPGYMPPELFAGAGPSPASDLWSLGATLFHAAEGRAPFQRTTTAATLHAIMYDQPVLERCRGPLADAVRGLLTQSVSDRLDAAGTRRLLEAARTGTRTRAVDPADLPTTAFQAVPAAADRKRRLPLVLTGVAVAVIAALGAIFLLKPDSTTPVAAGAPGPTPTSSATPATTKHSSSSSKKPTPSRSSGAPSSTAGKPDPVKVPLIRFHHPDGGHFSGTKKVGPPAGFSKEGAFGSLVATAEPGTRKLFACKVKDKKDWFTSPDQSGKCEGQQALGLLGYVYADPPTWSGSRALYRCDAGASHFDSLDAGCEGKKKEFLLGYVVG, from the coding sequence ATGAGACTTGTCGCGGGCAGGTACGCGATCTCGGCCGAACTGGGCCGGGGCGGGATGGGCGTCGTCTGGCGCGGCGAGGACCAGTTCCTCGGGCGGCCGGTGGCGCTGAAGGAGCTGGCCACGCCGCCGGGCGCCTCGCCGGTGCACCTCGAGCGCGTCCTGCGCGAAGCCCGCACGGCCGCGCAGCTGACCCATTCCGGCGTCGTCACGGTGTACGACGTCGTCAGCGAACACGGCGCCACGTTCATCGTGATGGAGCTGGTGATCGCGCCGACGCTCGCCGACCTCGTGGGCCGGGAGGGGTACCTGGCGAACGACCGCGTCGCCGCGCTCGGCCTGCAGGTGCTGAGCGCGCTGGAAAGCGCGCACGCGGCCGGGATCGTGCACCGGGACGTCAAGCCCAGCAACATCATGGTGCTGCCCGGCGACCGCGTGAAGCTCGCCGACTTCGGCATCGCGCGGGCGATGGACGACCCGGGCCTGACCCAGACCGGCGGCGTGATGGGCTCGCCGGGGTACATGCCGCCCGAGCTGTTCGCCGGCGCCGGGCCGTCACCCGCGTCCGACCTCTGGTCGCTGGGCGCGACGCTGTTCCACGCCGCCGAAGGCCGGGCGCCGTTCCAGCGCACGACGACGGCCGCGACGCTGCACGCGATCATGTACGACCAGCCGGTGCTCGAACGTTGCCGCGGCCCGCTCGCCGACGCCGTGCGCGGGCTGCTCACGCAGTCCGTTTCGGACCGGCTGGACGCGGCCGGCACGCGGCGGCTGCTGGAAGCCGCGCGCACCGGCACGCGGACACGAGCCGTGGATCCGGCCGACCTGCCGACGACCGCCTTCCAGGCGGTGCCGGCCGCAGCGGACCGGAAACGGCGGCTGCCGTTGGTGCTGACCGGCGTGGCGGTCGCGGTGATCGCGGCGCTCGGCGCGATCTTCCTCCTGAAGCCGGACAGCACGACGCCGGTGGCCGCGGGCGCGCCGGGCCCCACGCCGACGTCTTCCGCGACGCCGGCGACCACGAAGCACAGCAGCAGCAGCAGCAAGAAACCCACGCCGTCCCGGAGTTCCGGTGCGCCGTCGTCGACCGCGGGTAAACCGGATCCGGTGAAGGTGCCGCTGATCCGCTTCCACCACCCGGACGGCGGCCACTTCAGCGGGACGAAGAAGGTCGGCCCGCCGGCCGGCTTCAGCAAGGAAGGCGCCTTCGGTTCGCTCGTCGCGACGGCCGAGCCGGGCACCCGGAAGCTGTTCGCCTGCAAGGTGAAGGACAAGAAGGACTGGTTCACCTCGCCCGACCAGAGCGGCAAGTGCGAGGGCCAGCAGGCGCTCGGCCTGCTCGGCTACGTCTACGCCGACCCGCCGACCTGGTCCGGTTCACGGGCGCTCTACCGCTGCGACGCGGGCGCGAGCCACTTCGACTCGCTCGACGCCGGCTGCGAGGGCAAGAAGAAGGAGTTCCTGCTGGGCTACGTCGTCGGCTGA
- a CDS encoding YiaA/YiaB family inner membrane protein: protein MTKSGSSAASPTTTAFYAQAALSFGLALAAVTAGIVYLPVNGWVRGFLALGMLYLVTSAFTLAKCVRDRQDETSVVSRVDQARLDKLLAEHDPYKTTV, encoded by the coding sequence ATGACCAAGTCCGGTTCTTCCGCAGCGTCACCCACCACCACCGCGTTCTACGCGCAGGCCGCCCTCTCGTTCGGGCTCGCCCTGGCCGCCGTCACCGCCGGGATCGTGTACCTGCCGGTGAACGGCTGGGTCCGCGGCTTTCTCGCCCTCGGCATGCTCTACCTGGTCACCTCGGCGTTCACGCTCGCCAAGTGCGTGCGGGACAGACAGGACGAGACCTCCGTCGTCTCCCGCGTCGACCAGGCCCGGCTCGACAAGCTGCTCGCCGAGCACGATCCCTACAAAACGACCGTGTGA
- a CDS encoding glycosyltransferase, with product MGKGTNAERLIDWTGERCVPWTEDLQVIYEHYHRYAFAARFVDGKRVLDLASGEGYGGALLARTAAEVVGLEIDPRTVEHARTRYPDSRFEVGSITDPKALDGETFDVITCFEAIEHVDEQDKLMELVTARLAPGGVFLCSTPDIEVYTHDHGNENPYHVHELTESAFRSLLAGSFEHVVVLRQNVAVGSLIHDNGAGSGAEVLTVAQDDADGWVVETGAPHTYFVSVASAKPIDVPSTSAMVDPKLTLVARAAAEAGRLRDELGRTEAERAQATASVSQLTTQLSEMTAAERQAATERDEALRQADRAREDRQRAADELNRLQRKAGYDSERLEWLASNNSGLSDTIGRLAAENEKLRAETSALVQRAIGKYRGSIEKFAPRGTRRRDFYETALGRPAGVLPGQPAAVPGPVAVTTSDQPIVSVVIPVYGNWPFTRGCLDSIQRHLPSTPFEVIVVDDASRDDSADRVAGCAGVRLVRAPKNLGFVGACNLGAENARGDFIFFLNNDTEVTAGWLDELVGVVETRPDVGLVGSKLVYPDGRLQECGGIIWADGTGWNYGRLQSPDAPWYQALRDVDYCSGAALMVRRDLFERVGGFDTRFSPAYYEDTDLAFAVRAAGYRTMVQPASVVVHHEGITNGTDVSSGVKRHQELNRGVFVDKWSVQLRDHFPEASPRAVWAGRQRTKDGHRGGTVLVADHQVPMPDKDSGSVRMFRILELLVGLGHRVVFMPLNNALPEPYAGALYRAGVTVVTGLGEQLEFLREAGADLKLTVLSRPHVAWQLLEQVREHAPDCLIAYDTVDLHFVRLNRQADLAAQLGDTREELTLRRRAEVLRESELGLTRATDVTFVVSDVERALLAELVPSARVEVLSNVHHADGSVAVPEGRSGVLFVGSFDHLPNRDAARWLATEIMPLVRRRRPDAVAQIVGSNPPQEMFDLEREGVVVRGWVQHLDGAYREARAVVAPLRFGAGVKGKLGESLGYGVPVVATPLAAEGMHLTHGRDVLVGSTAEELAEEIVTLLDDDKLWQRLSEEGKTVVDRLFGADVARRTLEGVLDGA from the coding sequence ATGGGCAAGGGGACGAACGCCGAGCGGCTGATCGACTGGACCGGCGAGCGGTGCGTGCCGTGGACCGAAGACCTCCAGGTGATCTACGAGCACTACCACCGCTACGCGTTCGCGGCCCGGTTCGTCGACGGCAAGCGCGTCCTCGACCTGGCCAGCGGCGAGGGTTACGGCGGCGCGCTGCTGGCGCGCACGGCCGCCGAGGTCGTCGGCCTCGAGATCGACCCGCGGACCGTCGAGCACGCCCGGACCCGCTACCCGGACTCGCGTTTCGAGGTCGGCTCGATCACCGACCCGAAGGCCCTTGACGGCGAAACCTTCGACGTCATCACCTGCTTCGAGGCGATCGAGCACGTCGACGAGCAGGACAAGCTGATGGAGCTGGTCACGGCCCGGCTCGCGCCGGGCGGGGTCTTCCTCTGCAGCACGCCGGACATCGAGGTCTACACGCACGACCACGGCAACGAGAACCCGTACCACGTGCACGAGCTGACCGAGTCCGCGTTCCGGTCGCTGCTCGCCGGCAGCTTCGAGCACGTCGTCGTGCTGCGCCAGAACGTCGCCGTCGGCTCGCTGATCCACGACAACGGCGCCGGCTCCGGCGCCGAGGTCCTCACCGTGGCGCAGGACGACGCCGACGGCTGGGTCGTCGAAACCGGCGCGCCGCACACCTACTTCGTCTCGGTCGCCTCCGCGAAGCCGATCGACGTGCCCTCGACGTCCGCGATGGTCGACCCGAAGCTGACGCTCGTCGCGCGCGCCGCCGCCGAGGCCGGCCGCCTGCGTGACGAGCTGGGCCGCACCGAAGCCGAGCGCGCGCAGGCGACCGCGTCCGTCTCCCAGCTGACCACTCAGCTGTCCGAGATGACGGCCGCCGAGCGGCAGGCCGCGACCGAACGCGACGAGGCGCTGCGCCAGGCCGACCGCGCCCGCGAGGACCGGCAGCGCGCGGCCGACGAGCTGAACCGCCTGCAGCGCAAGGCCGGCTACGACAGCGAACGGCTGGAGTGGCTGGCGAGCAACAACTCCGGCCTCTCCGACACCATCGGCCGGCTCGCCGCCGAGAACGAAAAGCTGCGCGCCGAGACGTCCGCGCTCGTGCAGCGCGCGATCGGCAAGTACCGCGGCTCGATCGAGAAGTTCGCGCCCCGCGGCACCCGCCGTCGCGACTTCTACGAGACGGCGCTCGGGCGCCCGGCCGGCGTGCTGCCCGGCCAGCCCGCCGCGGTACCCGGCCCGGTCGCGGTGACCACCAGCGACCAGCCGATCGTCAGCGTCGTCATCCCGGTCTACGGCAACTGGCCGTTCACCCGCGGCTGCCTCGACTCGATCCAGCGGCACCTGCCCTCGACGCCGTTCGAGGTCATCGTCGTCGACGACGCCTCGCGGGACGACTCCGCCGACCGCGTCGCCGGGTGCGCCGGGGTCCGGCTGGTCCGCGCGCCGAAGAACCTCGGGTTCGTCGGCGCCTGCAACCTCGGCGCCGAGAACGCCCGCGGCGACTTCATCTTCTTCCTGAACAACGACACCGAGGTCACGGCGGGCTGGCTCGACGAGCTCGTCGGCGTCGTCGAGACGCGCCCGGACGTCGGGCTCGTCGGCTCGAAGCTCGTCTACCCGGACGGCCGGCTGCAGGAGTGCGGCGGCATCATCTGGGCCGACGGCACCGGCTGGAACTACGGGCGGCTGCAGTCGCCGGACGCGCCTTGGTACCAGGCGCTGCGCGACGTCGACTACTGCTCCGGCGCGGCGCTCATGGTCCGCCGCGACCTGTTCGAGCGCGTCGGCGGCTTCGACACGCGCTTCTCGCCCGCTTACTACGAGGACACCGATCTCGCGTTCGCCGTGCGGGCGGCCGGGTACCGGACGATGGTCCAGCCCGCGTCGGTCGTCGTGCACCACGAAGGCATCACCAACGGCACGGACGTCTCCTCGGGCGTGAAGCGGCACCAGGAGCTCAACCGCGGCGTCTTCGTCGACAAGTGGAGCGTCCAGCTGCGCGACCACTTCCCCGAGGCGAGCCCGCGCGCGGTGTGGGCCGGGCGGCAGCGCACGAAGGACGGCCACCGCGGCGGCACCGTGCTGGTCGCCGACCACCAGGTGCCCATGCCGGACAAGGACTCCGGCTCCGTGCGGATGTTCCGGATCCTCGAGCTGCTCGTCGGGCTCGGCCACCGCGTCGTGTTCATGCCGCTCAACAACGCGCTCCCCGAGCCGTACGCCGGCGCGCTGTACCGCGCGGGCGTCACCGTCGTCACCGGGCTCGGCGAACAGCTGGAGTTCCTGCGCGAAGCCGGCGCCGACCTGAAGCTGACCGTCCTGTCGCGGCCGCACGTCGCCTGGCAGCTGCTGGAGCAGGTCCGCGAGCACGCGCCGGACTGCCTCATCGCCTACGACACGGTCGACCTGCACTTCGTCCGGCTCAACCGGCAGGCCGACCTGGCCGCGCAGCTCGGCGACACCCGCGAGGAGCTGACGCTGCGGCGCCGCGCCGAAGTGCTGCGGGAGTCCGAGCTGGGCCTGACCCGCGCCACCGACGTCACCTTCGTCGTGTCCGATGTGGAGCGTGCGCTGCTGGCCGAGCTGGTCCCGTCGGCGCGGGTCGAGGTGCTGTCCAACGTGCACCACGCGGACGGCTCGGTGGCCGTCCCGGAAGGACGGTCGGGGGTGCTGTTCGTCGGCAGCTTCGACCACCTGCCCAACCGGGACGCGGCACGCTGGCTGGCGACCGAGATCATGCCGCTGGTGCGGCGCCGCCGGCCGGACGCGGTCGCGCAGATCGTCGGCAGCAACCCGCCGCAGGAGATGTTCGACCTCGAGCGCGAGGGTGTCGTCGTCCGCGGCTGGGTGCAGCACCTGGACGGCGCCTACCGCGAGGCCCGGGCCGTCGTCGCGCCGCTGCGCTTCGGCGCCGGCGTCAAGGGAAAGCTGGGGGAGAGCCTCGGGTACGGCGTCCCCGTGGTCGCCACCCCGCTGGCCGCCGAGGGCATGCATCTGACGCACGGCCGGGACGTCCTCGTCGGCAGCACCGCCGAGGAGCTCGCCGAGGAGATCGTCACCCTGCTCGACGACGACAAGCTCTGGCAGCGGCTGTCCGAAGAGGGCAAGACCGTGGTGGACCGCCTGTTCGGCGCGGACGTCGCCCGCCGCACCCTGGAGGGCGTGCTCGACGGGGCGTGA